The proteins below come from a single Roseiflexus sp. RS-1 genomic window:
- a CDS encoding RHS repeat-associated core domain-containing protein gives MIPINLLEGETVRQDIALRSSPSKACLPSLQGWQVSPFIGSATYAYPLEVPAGAGGLRPPLALHYDSAATDGASGMREKQQAGWVGKGWTLDPGGAIALNRVVINLDTASWVDYYALTLNGRAYDLMRQEARAGVSNPDPNNPAHRVWRPTSDAALRIQADWIGWTWEGNPELGATIVTVVDLWERTVGGATTHFYRFGADVIGVRRSDQGTQYLFSDHLGSVSAATTASGALVGMQHYDPWGRVRTGGIGLTARTFTGQRLDATGLLYYHARYYDPALGRFISPDSIVPEPGNPQSLNRFAYVYNNPLKYTDPSGHCPICISVAVGTVIDVATDFFIAKATGTEFDLVESLTVNGATNLLTAGFGGKLAKLRHLGKLAGLVDDMASHGDEAADALRAVENAGDTLRRIPLGFKNANEFAQFGARLKGGLENAGYEGVQAIFQGSSVTGVKYTTGAPFDVGRVSDFDIALASPTLLQRAKELGIELRGGGTRTGPLGRGDLEALGLLDLREELSQLVGRDVNFMIYKSVEDAVRRSPSIFVP, from the coding sequence GTGATACCGATCAATCTGCTGGAAGGGGAGACTGTTCGGCAGGACATCGCTCTCCGCAGTTCGCCCTCCAAAGCCTGCCTGCCCTCGCTCCAGGGGTGGCAGGTCAGCCCCTTCATCGGTTCGGCGACCTATGCGTATCCGCTCGAGGTTCCCGCAGGCGCGGGCGGTTTGCGCCCGCCGCTGGCGCTGCACTACGACAGCGCCGCCACCGACGGCGCCAGCGGTATGCGCGAAAAACAGCAGGCCGGCTGGGTCGGCAAAGGATGGACCCTCGACCCCGGCGGCGCCATCGCGCTCAACCGCGTTGTCATCAATCTCGACACTGCCAGCTGGGTGGATTACTATGCGTTGACCCTCAACGGGCGCGCCTACGACCTGATGCGCCAGGAGGCGCGCGCTGGCGTTAGCAACCCCGACCCGAACAACCCCGCCCACCGGGTCTGGCGCCCGACGAGCGATGCCGCGCTGCGCATCCAGGCGGACTGGATCGGCTGGACTTGGGAAGGTAATCCTGAACTCGGCGCGACCATCGTCACCGTCGTCGACCTCTGGGAGCGCACCGTCGGCGGCGCAACGACGCACTTCTACCGCTTCGGCGCCGACGTCATCGGCGTGCGGCGCAGCGACCAGGGAACGCAGTATCTCTTCAGCGACCACCTGGGAAGCGTGAGCGCAGCGACGACCGCGAGCGGCGCGCTCGTAGGAATGCAGCACTACGACCCGTGGGGGCGGGTGCGCACCGGCGGCATCGGACTGACGGCGCGTACCTTCACCGGGCAGCGGCTTGATGCAACCGGATTGTTGTATTATCATGCCCGCTACTATGATCCCGCGCTCGGACGGTTCATCTCGCCGGATAGCATCGTTCCTGAGCCAGGCAACCCGCAGAGCCTCAACCGTTTTGCGTACGTTTACAATAATCCGCTGAAGTACACCGATCCCAGCGGGCATTGCCCCATCTGCATCAGCGTCGCTGTGGGCACGGTCATCGATGTGGCGACCGACTTTTTCATCGCCAAGGCTACTGGCACCGAGTTCGACCTGGTCGAATCGCTCACGGTGAACGGAGCTACCAACCTCCTTACAGCTGGCTTTGGCGGCAAGCTGGCCAAGCTGCGCCACCTGGGGAAACTGGCGGGGTTAGTGGACGATATGGCCAGCCACGGCGATGAGGCCGCCGATGCGCTGCGGGCGGTGGAGAATGCTGGCGATACACTACGAAGAATTCCACTTGGATTCAAGAATGCTAATGAGTTCGCCCAGTTTGGCGCTCGCTTGAAGGGTGGTTTGGAGAACGCCGGGTATGAGGGTGTTCAGGCCATCTTCCAAGGTAGTTCCGTCACCGGTGTGAAATATACAACAGGTGCACCTTTCGACGTTGGTCGTGTGAGCGACTTTGATATCGCTCTGGCGAGTCCCACTCTCTTGCAGCGCGCTAAGGAACTTGGCATCGAGCTTCGGGGCGGCGGCACACGGACAGGTCCGCTTGGGAGAGGAGATCTTGAAGCTTTGGGACTCCTCGATCTCAGAGAGGAACTTAGTCAACTTGTTGGGAGAGATGTTAACTTCATGATCTACAAGTCCGTTGAAGATGCGGTGAGACGAAGCCCAAGCATTTTTGTACCGTAA
- a CDS encoding alpha/beta hydrolase has product MNPLPAFTAFGMAALLAPVALTPLRERLAPADLPGVQHFVRVGEYDLHYTDEGPRDAPVVLLIHGFAAWAFAWRAQRSALIAAGRRVVTIDMIGYGASSRPAAPVYSTHDQALLILQALDILGITTFDVVGHSFGGRVAFQVALLAPERVRTIVAICPEAFTVGRPPIATFAQLPLIGLALSYYILAPSLVGVGLRSLSKRDDWLTDEVIAGYAAPLYVRGTAAAQVWQARSPKDGSLPVPANLSSIRPPTLLLWGDGDTVFPVDEGQRLERILPDARLIVYERTGHLPYEERPADVNEAIVRFLTGENREPGKK; this is encoded by the coding sequence ATGAATCCACTACCAGCGTTCACTGCTTTTGGCATGGCAGCGTTGCTCGCTCCTGTCGCACTGACGCCGCTCCGCGAGCGTCTGGCGCCCGCCGATCTGCCAGGCGTTCAGCATTTCGTTCGCGTCGGCGAGTATGATCTGCACTACACCGACGAAGGACCGCGCGATGCCCCGGTTGTGCTCCTCATCCACGGTTTTGCTGCGTGGGCTTTTGCATGGCGCGCGCAGCGGTCGGCGCTCATCGCCGCCGGACGACGGGTCGTGACCATCGATATGATTGGCTACGGCGCTTCATCACGCCCGGCAGCCCCGGTCTACTCGACGCACGATCAGGCGCTTCTGATTCTCCAGGCGCTCGATATCCTGGGTATCACCACCTTCGATGTCGTCGGGCATTCGTTCGGGGGACGGGTGGCATTCCAGGTTGCGCTCCTGGCGCCAGAACGGGTGCGCACCATTGTTGCGATCTGCCCGGAAGCGTTTACGGTGGGGCGTCCGCCGATTGCGACATTTGCGCAGTTGCCGTTGATCGGACTGGCGCTGTCGTACTACATCCTGGCGCCGTCGCTGGTCGGGGTCGGGCTGCGGTCGCTCTCAAAGCGCGACGATTGGCTGACCGACGAGGTGATCGCAGGGTACGCCGCGCCCCTGTATGTGCGGGGAACTGCAGCAGCACAGGTCTGGCAGGCGCGTTCGCCGAAGGATGGTTCGCTGCCCGTTCCCGCCAATCTGTCGTCGATCCGTCCGCCGACACTGTTGCTGTGGGGCGATGGTGATACGGTCTTTCCTGTGGACGAGGGGCAACGCCTGGAACGCATTCTCCCCGATGCCCGTTTGATCGTCTATGAACGTACCGGGCATTTGCCCTACGAGGAACGTCCTGCCGACGTGAATGAGGCGATTGTCAGGTTTTTGACGGGGGAGAACCGGGAACCGGGAAAGAAATAA
- a CDS encoding immunity 26/phosphotriesterase HocA family protein, translating to MDRKPRKKRIKYSEGQWFAVPLKDGGYALGVIVRGSYKTKGGLGYFFGPRYESVPDEQETWTKQPSDAVLIAWFSDLGITRGKWPLIPSTCPFRREEWPIPTFKRLDALKPEKGWLVEYSQDTDGVPIPVRERYCNAMELLDIPDDGDYGYEAVEIVLTKRLAEG from the coding sequence ATGGACAGGAAACCGCGCAAGAAGCGCATCAAGTATTCTGAAGGGCAATGGTTTGCTGTCCCTTTGAAGGATGGAGGATATGCCCTGGGAGTCATCGTGCGGGGAAGTTACAAAACGAAAGGAGGCTTGGGCTATTTCTTTGGACCCCGGTATGAAAGCGTTCCGGATGAGCAAGAGACGTGGACCAAGCAGCCTTCGGATGCCGTGTTGATCGCCTGGTTTAGCGACCTGGGCATTACACGGGGGAAATGGCCGCTGATTCCCAGCACGTGTCCGTTCCGGCGAGAGGAGTGGCCGATACCCACATTCAAGCGGCTAGATGCGCTCAAGCCCGAAAAGGGATGGCTGGTAGAATATAGTCAAGACACTGATGGCGTGCCAATCCCGGTGCGAGAGCGCTATTGCAATGCAATGGAACTATTGGACATACCTGATGACGGAGATTATGGCTATGAAGCGGTGGAGATTGTTTTGACCAAACGTCTCGCTGAAGGGTAG
- a CDS encoding PIN domain-containing protein, which yields MAEKVVFDANIRLTAVLWRGAAYKCWLAARAGLVELVYCREMITKFLEQLSVKFGFSVDQVRAAVHEFCRFGQAVAITGTLHVVDSDPDDIFIECALVAGAPIIVSGDRHLLELSGYQHIRILTPGMFLAWLRDPASLEEARKNE from the coding sequence GTGGCTGAGAAAGTCGTCTTCGATGCCAACATTCGATTGACCGCCGTGCTGTGGCGCGGCGCCGCCTACAAATGCTGGCTGGCGGCGCGGGCAGGGCTGGTCGAACTGGTCTATTGCCGGGAAATGATCACCAAGTTTTTGGAGCAGCTCTCGGTCAAGTTCGGTTTTTCGGTTGACCAGGTGCGCGCAGCCGTGCATGAGTTCTGCCGCTTCGGGCAAGCGGTGGCAATTACTGGCACGCTCCACGTCGTGGACAGCGATCCCGATGATATCTTCATCGAATGCGCCCTGGTCGCTGGTGCGCCGATCATCGTGTCTGGCGATCGCCACTTGCTTGAATTGTCAGGATATCAGCACATTCGGATTCTCACGCCGGGTATGTTTCTCGCGTGGCTACGCGACCCGGCGTCATTGGAAGAAGCGAGGAAGAACGAGTAG
- the cybH gene encoding Ni/Fe-hydrogenase, b-type cytochrome subunit: MRRRVYVWEVPVRLTHWVNVVSIVMLCFSGYYIANPYIFVSTREPWGVYFMGTMRFIHFAFAYIFVASLILRTYWAFVGNQWASWRGLFPFLTAEGRRNMWHAVQYYFFLRRNPPEVAGHNALAGTSYMIIVLLYGLSVFTGFTIYGQLHPASIWYTLTDWVTSLVSLQTLRLAHHIIMYLILAFVVHHVYAAWLIDMEEGNGLMSSIFSGYKFLPRNQQPDWIEQVVARNGKRNNHALKVANPGTQARSIGAKGGEG, from the coding sequence ATGCGACGACGTGTGTATGTCTGGGAGGTCCCGGTTCGCCTGACGCACTGGGTGAATGTGGTGAGCATCGTCATGCTCTGCTTCAGCGGCTATTACATTGCCAATCCGTACATCTTCGTGAGCACGCGCGAACCGTGGGGCGTCTACTTCATGGGAACGATGCGGTTCATCCATTTTGCGTTCGCTTACATCTTCGTGGCGAGCCTGATCCTGCGCACCTACTGGGCATTTGTCGGCAATCAGTGGGCAAGCTGGCGTGGGTTGTTCCCGTTTCTCACGGCGGAAGGGCGCAGAAATATGTGGCATGCCGTGCAATACTACTTTTTCCTGCGTCGCAATCCGCCGGAGGTTGCCGGACACAATGCGCTGGCAGGCACGTCGTACATGATTATCGTTCTGCTGTACGGCTTGAGCGTGTTCACCGGCTTTACCATCTATGGCCAGTTGCATCCCGCGAGCATCTGGTACACGCTCACCGATTGGGTGACATCACTGGTGTCACTCCAGACCCTGCGCCTCGCTCATCATATCATTATGTACCTCATTCTGGCGTTCGTGGTGCACCATGTGTATGCAGCCTGGCTGATCGACATGGAAGAGGGAAATGGCTTGATGTCGAGCATTTTCAGCGGCTATAAGTTCCTGCCCAGGAATCAGCAGCCGGACTGGATCGAGCAGGTTGTTGCGCGGAACGGGAAGCGCAACAATCACGCACTGAAGGTTGCAAATCCAGGGACCCAGGCGCGGAGCATTGGGGCGAAAGGCGGCGAGGGATGA
- a CDS encoding DUF2281 domain-containing protein, with amino-acid sequence MALTEPPLTDLVQTLPPELQQRVRLYIAALLREYALPSSQPLRQDWAGALRDLRDQTTALELQHQATAWMIAGAMHHANDHVSD; translated from the coding sequence GTGGCGCTGACGGAACCACCCCTGACGGATCTGGTGCAGACGCTTCCGCCTGAGCTGCAACAGCGGGTGCGTCTCTATATCGCCGCCCTGCTGCGCGAGTATGCCCTCCCTTCCAGCCAACCTCTGCGGCAGGACTGGGCTGGCGCTTTGCGTGATCTGCGCGACCAGACGACGGCGCTGGAATTGCAACACCAGGCAACGGCGTGGATGATCGCAGGCGCTATGCACCACGCCAATGACCATGTATCTGATTGA
- a CDS encoding class I SAM-dependent methyltransferase has protein sequence MDHEEVGRFWNANADAWTKLARAGYDIYRDYLNTPAFFAILPDVNGLAGLDIGCGEGHNTRLLAKRGARMTAIDIAQVFIDYAKQAEEDEPLGIDYRVASAVNLPFAEAAFDFATGFMSFMDIPETRRVLAEAYRVLRPGGFLQFSISHPCFDTPHRRNLRDEHDRTYAIEVGNYFRPLNGEISEWIFGAAPPQATQGLPQFKIPRFTRTVSQWLNLLIDVGFVIERVEEPCPDDSLVLTCPNIQDAQIVAYFLHIRVRKPEQSTKSPDSAANRAPEPSA, from the coding sequence ATGGATCACGAAGAAGTAGGCCGTTTTTGGAATGCCAATGCCGATGCCTGGACGAAACTCGCCAGAGCCGGCTACGACATCTATCGGGACTACCTCAACACTCCGGCTTTCTTTGCCATACTGCCGGACGTGAATGGGCTTGCAGGGCTGGACATCGGGTGCGGCGAAGGTCATAATACCAGGCTGCTTGCCAAACGTGGCGCCCGAATGACGGCTATCGACATCGCGCAGGTTTTCATTGACTACGCAAAGCAAGCGGAAGAAGACGAACCGTTGGGCATCGATTATCGCGTCGCCAGTGCAGTGAACCTGCCGTTTGCTGAGGCTGCCTTTGATTTTGCCACGGGGTTCATGAGTTTTATGGACATCCCGGAAACCAGGCGTGTGCTCGCTGAAGCCTATCGTGTGCTGCGACCCGGTGGTTTCCTGCAGTTCTCTATCTCCCATCCGTGCTTCGATACCCCACACCGCCGGAATCTCCGGGACGAGCACGACCGCACATACGCGATAGAGGTCGGTAACTACTTTCGCCCTCTTAACGGGGAGATTTCCGAGTGGATCTTCGGGGCGGCGCCGCCGCAGGCGACACAGGGGCTGCCACAGTTCAAGATTCCGCGGTTCACACGGACGGTAAGCCAATGGCTGAATCTGCTGATCGATGTCGGCTTTGTGATCGAGCGTGTAGAGGAGCCGTGTCCAGACGACTCCTTAGTCCTTACCTGCCCCAATATACAAGACGCCCAAATCGTGGCTTATTTCCTTCATATCCGTGTGCGGAAACCGGAGCAATCCACGAAGTCCCCGGACAGTGCGGCGAACCGGGCGCCGGAGCCATCCGCGTAA
- a CDS encoding type II toxin-antitoxin system VapC family toxin has product MTMYLIDTNIWLERLLDQDRSAEVQRLLAALPSRHLALSHFSLHSISVILGRYRRPDALIQFIDDLFITGDVHLVTVPPESFGRIVDAMTSHHLDFDDAYQYVATRLISGELVSFDADFDRSDLRRLTPATVFARLTASDTPPA; this is encoded by the coding sequence ATGACCATGTATCTGATTGATACGAACATCTGGCTTGAGCGCCTCCTGGATCAGGATCGATCCGCTGAGGTACAGCGTTTGCTCGCTGCGCTGCCGTCTCGTCATCTGGCGCTATCCCATTTCTCGCTCCACTCTATCAGCGTCATTCTGGGTCGGTACCGGCGACCTGACGCCCTGATACAGTTCATCGACGACCTGTTCATCACCGGCGATGTCCACCTGGTGACTGTGCCGCCAGAGTCGTTTGGCCGCATTGTCGACGCAATGACCAGCCACCATCTTGATTTTGACGATGCCTATCAATACGTTGCGACCCGTCTGATCAGTGGCGAACTGGTCAGTTTCGACGCCGATTTTGATCGCTCCGATCTTCGGCGGCTGACGCCAGCGACGGTGTTCGCGCGTCTGACGGCGTCCGACACACCGCCTGCATAG
- the hflX gene encoding GTPase HflX, protein MAIRDDQTTPNGGRRLHETRPPRERAFLVGVELTGGRSAWKAEDSLQELALLADTAGLDVVGSTYQRLKHPFPRYFIGPGKIEEIAALRDTLQYDLVVFDDELTPGQARNVEDALQTRVLDRTGLILDIFARHAQTHEGRVQVELAQYRYLLPRLRRQWTHLERQAGGGGSSAGGVVGLRGPGETQLEVDRRLIARRIQWLEQQIEEVHRHREVYRERRRQSGIPVIAIVGYTNAGKSTLLNALSGANVRAEDRLFATLDPTTRQVTLPGGQQALLTDTVGFIQKLPTQLVAAFRATLEEIREADVLLHVLDITHPNAAQQTQTVLDTLRDLHVEDRPIITVLNKVDLMAGMNEVETERVAEALGMPDDYVAVSARKGWGLDTLLSRIEQTLSERMMPLTAFIPYRRNDLVSLWHMRGVIDEERYEAEGTLIAGRLPVELLRWFEPFSKPVFAA, encoded by the coding sequence ATGGCGATCAGAGACGATCAGACGACTCCCAACGGCGGGCGCCGTCTTCACGAAACTCGCCCGCCCCGTGAACGCGCTTTTCTCGTCGGTGTGGAATTGACCGGCGGCCGAAGCGCATGGAAGGCTGAAGACTCGCTTCAGGAACTCGCTCTGCTGGCTGATACCGCCGGTCTTGACGTGGTTGGCAGCACGTATCAGCGGCTCAAGCATCCCTTCCCGCGTTATTTCATCGGTCCTGGCAAGATCGAGGAAATTGCAGCGCTGCGCGATACGTTGCAGTACGATCTGGTCGTGTTCGACGATGAGTTGACGCCGGGGCAGGCGCGCAATGTCGAAGACGCATTGCAGACGCGGGTGCTGGATCGGACCGGACTGATCCTCGATATTTTCGCGCGCCACGCGCAGACCCACGAAGGGCGCGTGCAGGTCGAACTGGCGCAGTACCGCTACCTGTTGCCGCGCCTGAGACGCCAGTGGACGCACCTGGAGCGTCAGGCTGGCGGTGGCGGCAGTTCCGCTGGTGGCGTGGTTGGTCTGCGTGGTCCGGGCGAGACGCAACTCGAAGTCGACCGGCGCCTGATCGCGCGCCGCATCCAGTGGCTCGAACAGCAGATCGAGGAAGTTCACCGGCACCGTGAAGTGTATCGTGAACGTCGTCGTCAGAGCGGCATCCCGGTGATCGCTATCGTCGGGTACACCAACGCCGGGAAATCGACATTGCTCAATGCTCTGTCGGGCGCCAATGTGCGCGCTGAGGACCGGTTATTCGCCACACTCGACCCGACAACCCGGCAGGTGACGCTCCCTGGCGGGCAGCAGGCGTTGCTGACCGATACCGTTGGCTTCATTCAGAAACTCCCGACGCAACTGGTTGCCGCATTCCGCGCGACCCTCGAAGAGATCCGTGAGGCGGACGTGTTGCTGCACGTGCTCGACATCACCCATCCGAACGCGGCGCAGCAGACGCAGACGGTGCTCGATACGCTGCGCGATCTCCACGTTGAGGATCGCCCGATCATCACCGTCCTCAACAAAGTTGACCTCATGGCGGGCATGAATGAGGTTGAGACGGAAAGAGTCGCCGAAGCACTCGGCATGCCGGATGACTACGTGGCGGTATCAGCGCGTAAAGGTTGGGGGCTTGACACATTACTCAGCCGGATCGAGCAGACGCTGAGTGAACGAATGATGCCGCTGACGGCGTTCATTCCATACCGGCGCAATGATCTGGTATCACTCTGGCACATGCGCGGCGTGATCGATGAGGAGCGGTACGAAGCGGAAGGGACGCTGATTGCCGGTCGTCTCCCGGTCGAACTGTTGCGCTGGTTCGAGCCGTTCTCGAAGCCGGTTTTTGCTGCATAG
- a CDS encoding HyaD/HybD family hydrogenase maturation endopeptidase yields MRSNGKTLVLGLGNIIMRDEGLGVRACERLTQCYRLPDDVTVLDGGTLGLDLLPYLEGVNDLLIIDAVSAGAPPGSLVRLENEQIPQALALKMSMHQVGLQELLAVMALRGQTPPRCVLWGMEPLILEPGLDLSEPVAMNLDALVTSVVAELRSWGIPVSDPLKAS; encoded by the coding sequence ATGAGGTCGAACGGCAAGACGCTGGTTCTGGGGCTGGGCAACATCATCATGCGCGACGAAGGATTAGGAGTGCGCGCATGCGAGCGCCTGACACAGTGCTACCGCCTGCCAGACGACGTCACGGTGCTCGACGGCGGAACGCTGGGATTGGATCTGCTCCCATACCTGGAAGGAGTCAATGATCTCCTGATTATCGATGCAGTGAGCGCTGGCGCGCCACCCGGTTCACTCGTTCGACTGGAGAATGAACAGATTCCGCAGGCGCTGGCGCTCAAGATGTCGATGCATCAGGTAGGCTTGCAGGAACTTCTGGCGGTTATGGCGTTACGCGGGCAGACGCCGCCGCGCTGCGTGTTGTGGGGAATGGAACCGCTGATCCTGGAACCAGGGTTGGACCTCTCGGAACCGGTAGCGATGAACCTGGATGCGCTGGTCACATCGGTGGTCGCTGAACTGCGCTCCTGGGGGATACCGGTTTCCGATCCGTTGAAGGCTTCGTAG
- a CDS encoding nickel-dependent hydrogenase large subunit produces the protein MPKIAIDPITRIEGHLRIEAQIERGRVVDAWSSSTMFRGVEIILRGRDPRDAWVFTQRICGVCTTVHALASVRAVENALDIQIPDNARLVRNIIAGAQYVQDHVIHFYHLHALDWVDIVSALKADPVQTSELAQSISDWPKSSPAYFKGVQSRVQKFVDSGQLGIFGNAYWGHPAYALPPEANLMAVAHYLEALEWQKDIIRIHAILGGKNPHPQTYLVGGMATPLDPNAQQAINTIRIAQLKTLAEQARTFVNKVYIPDILAIASFYKDWAGLGAGVGNYLSYGDFPAAKDSNVASYWLPRGVILNKNIDEKPLPMSHEKVTEYVAHSWFRYSEGDQQALHPWRGETIPNYTGPQPPYEWLNTDSKYSWLKTPRYDDQPMEVGPLARMLIGYAAGQQRIQELVNAVLKQLGVGPAALFSTLGRTAARAIETALIAELLPQWIDELAANIASGNLAIHNSTKWSPANWPQEAVGWGSMEAPRGSLGHWVRIRDGKIVNYQAVVPTTWNGSPRDARDVRGPYEAALIDTPIADPEQPIEILRTIHSFDPCMACAVHLVDARGVEITRVKVQ, from the coding sequence ATGCCAAAGATCGCCATCGATCCAATCACCCGTATCGAAGGGCATCTGCGTATCGAAGCGCAGATCGAGCGGGGACGCGTGGTTGACGCCTGGAGCAGTTCAACGATGTTTCGCGGTGTGGAGATCATCCTGAGGGGGCGCGATCCGCGCGATGCGTGGGTGTTCACCCAGCGCATCTGCGGCGTCTGCACCACCGTTCATGCGCTTGCGTCGGTGCGCGCCGTCGAGAATGCGCTGGATATTCAGATTCCCGACAATGCCCGGCTTGTTCGCAACATCATTGCCGGCGCGCAGTATGTGCAGGATCACGTCATCCATTTTTACCACCTGCACGCGCTGGACTGGGTCGATATCGTCAGCGCGCTCAAAGCCGACCCGGTTCAGACATCGGAACTGGCGCAGAGCATTTCCGACTGGCCCAAGTCATCGCCTGCCTACTTCAAAGGCGTCCAGAGCCGCGTGCAGAAGTTTGTGGACAGCGGGCAACTGGGCATATTCGGCAATGCGTACTGGGGACACCCGGCGTATGCACTGCCGCCCGAAGCCAATCTGATGGCGGTAGCGCACTACCTGGAGGCGCTGGAGTGGCAAAAGGACATCATCAGGATTCACGCGATCCTGGGCGGCAAGAATCCCCACCCGCAGACGTATCTCGTCGGCGGGATGGCGACGCCGCTTGATCCGAACGCGCAGCAGGCGATCAATACCATTCGCATTGCGCAGTTGAAGACGCTGGCAGAGCAGGCGCGCACGTTTGTGAATAAAGTCTACATCCCTGACATCCTCGCCATTGCTTCATTCTACAAAGACTGGGCCGGGCTTGGCGCAGGTGTGGGCAATTATCTCTCCTACGGCGATTTCCCGGCAGCGAAAGACAGCAATGTCGCCAGTTACTGGCTGCCGCGCGGCGTCATTCTCAACAAGAATATCGACGAGAAACCGCTGCCGATGAGTCACGAGAAGGTGACCGAGTATGTCGCCCATTCCTGGTTCCGCTACAGTGAAGGCGATCAACAGGCGCTGCACCCGTGGAGAGGCGAGACAATCCCCAACTACACCGGTCCTCAACCGCCGTATGAATGGCTCAACACTGACAGCAAGTATTCCTGGCTTAAGACGCCGCGCTACGACGATCAACCAATGGAGGTCGGACCGCTTGCCCGTATGCTCATCGGGTATGCCGCCGGTCAGCAGCGTATTCAGGAACTGGTCAACGCCGTGCTCAAACAGTTGGGGGTTGGTCCGGCGGCGCTCTTCTCAACGCTGGGACGCACGGCGGCGCGGGCGATTGAAACGGCGCTGATCGCCGAACTGTTGCCGCAGTGGATCGATGAACTGGCGGCAAACATAGCGTCTGGCAATCTGGCGATTCACAACAGCACGAAGTGGAGTCCGGCGAACTGGCCCCAGGAGGCGGTTGGTTGGGGGTCGATGGAGGCGCCGCGCGGATCGCTCGGTCACTGGGTGCGGATCAGGGATGGCAAGATCGTCAACTATCAGGCAGTGGTACCAACGACCTGGAACGGATCGCCGCGTGATGCGCGTGATGTGCGTGGACCGTATGAGGCTGCGCTGATCGACACGCCGATCGCCGATCCGGAGCAACCGATCGAAATTTTGCGCACCATCCATTCATTCGACCCTTGCATGGCATGCGCGGTTCATCTTGTGGATGCCCGCGGCGTTGAGATTACCCGCGTCAAGGTGCAGTGA